ACGCTGCCGCAGGCGCCGGTCTTCGGATCTGTCGCGCCATAGCAGACGCGGGCCAGCCGGGCATGCAGCATGGCCCCCATGCACATGACGCAGGGTTCCAGCGTCACGTAAAGGCTCAGCCCCGGCAGCCGGTAGTTCGACATCCGGCGCGCCGCCGCGCGCAAGGCGACGATCTCCGCGTGGGCGGTGGGATCGGCATCGACGATGGTGCGGTTGTAGCCTTCGCCCAGGACCTGGCCCTGCGAATCGACGACCACCGCGCCCACCGGCACCTCGCCCGCCTGCCGGGCGGCCTCGGCCTGCCGCAGGGCCAGCTGCATCATGGCTTCGTCGAATCTGGCCTGCTCGCCGGCCGTCATGGCCGCCATGGTCGCCGCTGCCGACATGTCCGTTCCGGCTTCACCCACGGTACACCCGCGACTTGAGCGCGATCCGATGCGCCAGGCTGGTCACGGCCTCTTCCAGCCATTGATAGAGTTCGGCGTCTTCGTCGTACCGCGCCTGGTTCAGATTGGACACGCGGCCTTCCTCGATGAAACCCCAGGCGCGGCTGCGCTTGTCGCGATGACGCGGATCCCATACCCCGAACGCAAAGCCGCCCGCGCGCCGGATCAGGGAAAAGCACGGAATGTCGGTATAGCCGTCGCCCACGAAAACCATTTGCTCGAAAGGCACGCGCAGACGATCCTCCGGCACTTTACGGTTGACCTCGAAGGGCTTGTTGCGGAAGTCCTTGCCGATGATGCCTTTCTGGATATGGAACAGGTATCGCGTCTTGTCGGTGAAGCTGACGATGCGGCGCGGGAAGGCGATGCCGCCATCTTCGCCATAGACGAATTCGGATGCCCAGATTTCGGTGAACACATCGGCGATCGGCGTGGCGCGCACCACATCCCCGATGCCGCTGGAGATCAGGTAGAACTCCAACGACACCTGCGGCTGGACTTCGCGCACGGCGTCGCGCAAGCGCTGGAACACGGTGGTCACGCCATCGTGCAAAGGCAGGCGCGCGCCCCATTCGCGCAGCCGCTCCCGTGTGATCAACCCGTGCGTACCGGCGCGGGACAGTTCGATCATCCGGTACAGATAGGCGGGCACGGGATCCCAATCCTGCTGAAACAAAAGCGGGTCTACCTGCTCTTTCCAGAAACTGGCGGTGTCCACGCCGATGCTCGCCAGAAAGCCGGAGGTGCTGTCGGGCGCGAGCGTATCGTCGAAATCGAATACCAGGGCGATGACGTCGGACATGGGAAAGCGCGGGCGGTGAACAGGCGCCATTTTGCCTGATTCAGGGCTCGAACGCGGGCGCGGGCAGGCGGCGGCGGTTCCGGAAAAACCGCCATAGCAGCTGGGAAGCGTCGGGCCCCTGGCGCGCGTGGAAACGCACCCGGCCGTCGCCGCCGCTCCAGGCGTGCCCCAGTCCGGGCACCAGGCACAGCGCAACCACCGCGTCCCGGCCCGCCAGCGCTTCGGTGCGGGTGTAGGCGCCTGGCGTGCCGGCGCCGTATTCACGCGGCGGCATGCGCTTTTCAAGGCCGATGCCGTTCGCCCAGGCCAGTTGCTCCAGCAACTGCCGTCCGCTGCGCGGATCCACCACGGCATCGCGGCCGCCCTGCACGATGATGGCCGGCATGCCGGGAAAGGCGCTGTCGGCCGCAAGCAGCGGCGGCATGGTTTGCTCTGGAGATCGCCGCGTGCCGTGCCGCATGACCCGCAGTCCCTCGGCTGCGCTGTGCGCAGCGCCGAGAACAGCCCCCGAATGCATGCCCAGGGCCGCGATCCAGCGCGGATGGCGCAATGCCACCAGGGCGGCCATGCTGGCGCCAGCGGACAGGCCGGCGATATAGATGCGGGACGTATCCACGCCGTACTCGGCCGCGACGCCGCGCAGAATTCCGGCAATGGCGTCGGCCTCCGCATAACCGTGAGCGGCGTCGGGCTGATACCAGTGCCAGCAGCGGTGTCGCTGCGCCTGCCGAGACTGCTGGGGATAAACCAGCAGCACGCCTTCCCGATCCGCCTCGCGGTGCATGCGCGTGCCCCACGCGAAGTCCAATGCGCTCTGCTCGCACCCATGCAGCATCACCAGCATGGGGCCGCCTTTTGCCAACCGCGGCGGCACGTAGACGAAGTAGGAAAGCCGTACGGGCCAGGCGCCGGGCACCGGTGGCGTGCGGTAGATATGCGCCCGCCAGGCCCCGGCGAAGGCCTGCGGGTCGGGCGTGAACGGCGCGTCCGCCGGATGGCGCGCCGCTGGCGCGGCCCGCTTTGCGGTGCGCGCAGGAGACGTCGCGCGCGGCTCGGCCTTCAACGCCGGCTTGGATGGAAAAGCCTTGGGCGTTGTCTTCGCCTTTGTCTTCGTCTTCGTCTTCAGTACGGGCTTCGGTACGGGCTTAGGTCTGGGCTTGGGCTTCGCTCGTTTGGGCGCGAGCGGATCCATCCACGGCGGCAATCCCGCACGCAACGCATTGCGTTGCAGTCGTGCCACCTTGCGCGCGGTCGAGAAAAACAGCCGGGTGAGCTTGCTTTGCATGGCGGCCTGCGGAGTCAAACCTCGATGGGGATTCCGGGGCGCAGCCAATGCCACGCCCACGTCCGTGCAAGACGACCGGACGAAACCCATTGTGCCGCCGATGGTGCATTGCAGCAACCGGGCTCACCAGGCTGAGCAGGAACACCGTTTGCGCCGCAGTGAGGTGTGGCGTACGAGTCAATCGGCCAGATCGTAACTGGTGCTGCGCCCGCCGGCTTGCGAACGACGCAATACGCCGAGCCGCACCAGTTCGTTGATGTCCCGCAACGCCGTATCCGGCGAGCATTTCGTCAGCGCCGCCCATTTGCCGCTCGTCAGCTTCCCCTGAAAACCACCGAGCAGGCGATTGAGCACCTTGACCTGCCGCTCGTTCAGTTTTCCGCCTGGCACACGCTGCCAGAAACCCGCCTTGCGAAGTACGCGCCAAAGGGATGCTGCTGGGCAGGCCGCAGACGGCAAATATTCACCGCGTTTTATGCGGGGAATAGGGCTTGATTCTCCGCAAAGGTACACAGAGTGCAGGGCCGCGTTGCGGCCACGCTGTCTCGCCGGGCCGTGCCCGCGGCGGCGGCGGTTGCGCGGACCGCTCGGCACCGTGCCACCGCATCGGACAGCCGCTACGCGGGACGAGAAAGATGCTCCTCGAATGGCGTACCGGTTCCGGCTGGTCCGGTGATCCCTTCGGTCCGGCGCCAGGCATGGCCCGGCGGCATTCCTGAGGATCACCGGATCGGCCGCCCGCCTATCCGGTCACTGGCGCGGCATCGTGCCGTACGGAGCGGGCGCCGTGGTGCCCGAGGGCGCGTAGCCGGCGGGCGGCACGGCGGGGGGCGGCGCGAGCGGCGCGGCCGGCTGGGTGTATCCGCCCGGGGCGGTGGTGTAGCCGGAAGCCGGCGTGCTGCCCGGCGTGCCGGCAGGCACCTGGATGACGGTTTCGCGCAGCACGCCGCCGCCCGTGACACTGCCGCGCACGGTGGTGTCGCCCTGCCCCGTCATCTGGATCATGCAGTCCTGGCGCTGCGCCGCGGGAAGCGCGTTGCAGCGCGCCGTGGCGTTGGTTTGCGGATCCGTCGGCGTGGTGAGGCCGTTGCGCCGGCGCTCCACCAGCGAGGCGCCCGCTTCGCGCATGCAGGCCTCGCGGTCCTGTCCGGTCGCGCCGCTCTTGCAGCGCGCCACGTCCTCGCGATATTGGGCATCCCCGCCCGACGCCGACCAGGCGGGCGCTGCGGTTCCCAGCATGCCGGCCGCGCAGACCGCAAACCCGATTGCCGACAGTTTCATTCGATGCGTCATGCTTGACCTCCAAAGTCCGTGGCCACCTCTTTGGTGGCGCGTTCATCAAAGCCAAGGATCAGCAAGCAACGTGCCCATCCATGGGAAGCCCGACGTGTGGACGGCAAGCACGCGGTGTGCCGCGCGACCGTAGCGGCGGCGTGCATTACCCTTGCGGGGGCTGTCCGTTCGATGCGGTCAGACCGCCGTCCACCGGCAGGTTCACTCCGGTCACGAAGCGGGCATCGTCGCTGGCAAGGAAGGCAATCACCGAGGCGATTTCTTCCGGCTCGGCGCCGCGCCCCATGGGGATGCGCTCCGCAAACTTCTCCATCAGCGCGCGATCCGAGAACATGTCCGCGGTCAGCTCGCTGCGCGTCAGGCTGGGGCAGACGGCGTTGATCCGTATGCCGTCGCGCGCGTAGTCCATGGCCAGGGCCCGCGTGAAGTTGGTGACCGCGCCCTTGGCGGCGTTATAGAAGCTCATCTTCCAATCGCCGCCCAGCCCGGATACCGAGGAAACGTTCACGATGGACCCGCCGGTCTTGATCAGCTCCGGAATGGCCGCCGCGCAGCCATTGAATACCCCGTCCACGTCCACCGACATGACGTTGCGCCAGTCCTGCGGCGAGGCTTCCGTGATGCGGCCGCCGGGCGCGATACCCGCATTGTTCACCATGACGTGCAATGCGCCGAAGCGTTCGACCGCCGTTTTCACCAGACGCTGAACCTGGTCCATCTGCGCGACGTCCGTCACGCAGACCAGGGCGCGATCCTGCGGCAGGGTGTCGGCGACCTTGCGCAACTTCTCTTCGGTGCGGCCGGCAAGAACCACGCTTGCCCCCTCTTGCGCGAAACGGCGCGCCGTGGCGGCGCCGATGCCGGAGCCAGCGCCGGTGACGATGACAACTTTGTTCGTGAAACGGGTCATGACGTCCTCCTGATGGAAGGCGACGCGCCGCAGAGGGCGCGCGTCGCGACGGGAGGAACTCGCAAGCGTCATACCGGCAGCGCCGGCACAGGTCAGGCGCTGCCGCGTGCGGGGCGCAACGCCAGTCGCCTGAAAATGAGCGTGGAAAGCAGCGTGATGCCACCCACGCACAGGAAAGTCAGGCGAAAGCCTGCGCCGTCCGCATGCGGGCCGTGCGAGAAGAGCCCGACCATGCCGCCGCCCAGGCTCACACCCAGGCTGAGCGCCAGCATCTGGACCATGGAGAACAGGCTGTTGCCGCTGCCGGCGTCCTCCACGCTCAGGCCCTTCAACGTGACGCTGTTCATGGCGGCGAACTGCATGGAGTTGGCGCCGCCGAACACGGACAGCTGAAGAATCTGTAGCGCCAGGGGCCATCCCGGCGCGATCAGGGCAAAGGACATGATCGACACGCCCACCACCACGGTATTCACCGACAGGAAGGCCTCATAGCCGAAGCGCCGCACCAAGGGCGTGACCCAGCGCTTGGTGATCAGGGCCGCCAGCGCGATGGGAAACATCATCATGCCGGCGTGAAGCGGCGTATAGCCCATCTGCAGCTGCAGCAGCAGCGGCACCAGAAAGGCCACGCCGCTGCTGCCGATGCGGGAAACCAGGTTGCCCAGCAGCCCGACGCTGAATGTGGTGTCCCGAAACAACGCCAGACGGAACAAGGGGCGCGGGCGATGCCGGGCGTGCGCCACATATGCCGCCACGGCAAGCGCGCTGAGCGCGATCAGCCCTGCGCCGTAGCCGGCGCGGTCAGGCCCGTCCGTGCCTTCCATCGCCAGCGAGAACGCCACCATACAGGTGGACAGCAACGCGAAGCCGACGAAGTCGAAGCCCGGCGCAGCGGCCAGGGACCCGCGCGCAATGTATCGCCGCACCGCCGCCAGTCCCAGGATGCCGATCGGCAGGTTGATCAGGAAAATCCAGTGCCAGCTCAGCGCTTGCACCAGCCATCCGCCGGTCATCGGCCCGATCATGGGGCCGACTTGCCCGGCCACGGAAATCAAGGCCAACGCGGCGATGTAATCGTCGCCGCGTATCGACCGCAATATGCTGAGCCGCCCGATCGGCAGCAGCATGGAGCCGCCCACGCCCTGCACCACGCGCGCCACGATCAATTGCGGCAAGGTGGACGACATGGCGCAGAACAGGGATCCGAGCACGAAGATCAGGATGGAAACGAAGTAGACGCGGCGGGTGCCGAACCGGTCCGCCAGCCAGCCCGAAGCCGGGGTCAGCATGGCCATGGCCAGCGAGTACGCCACGACGACGGGCCGCATCGCCAGGGGCGCCTCGTGCAGGCTGGCCGCCATGGCCGGCAAGGCCGTGTTGACGATGGTCGTATCCAGGGACTGCATGAAAAAACCCGCGGCCACTACCCACAACATGCCGCGCTGCGACGAACTTTCCTTCATTTCCCCTCTCTATGCGCCGCGGCTCCCGATGCGAAGAGCCGGCCGCGCGAATGCGGGCAATGATAGGCCGATCGCCTATGATCGCGAAATCCGGCATGGGATTGCGGCTGACGCCATTTTTTGCGGCCTCGCGTTCAGTTTTTCGTCAGCGCATTTCCCCATCCTTGTCGCCCGCATGGAGGGCTTATTCGTGAATCGCGCCACCCCGTTTTCCGCCCCATCCCGCACCGTCGGCGTGCATCTGATGTCCGGGCGCGCGCGCAGCGATGAGGCGGCCCGCATGGCGGATTACCTTGCCGGACTGGGCCTGCGGGAATGGACAGAGCATGTGCCTATCACGGACGACGGCGAGGCCGCGATGGCGTTCCGGTTGACAGGCGATGCGGCCGCGCACTGGACGCCGGCGTTCGATACGACGGGGCTTGCTGCGGCGCTGGACGATCGCTTTCCGGACCGGGAGCGCAACCGCGAGCGCGAGATCGTGCTCGCCATGCTGGCGTCGCCCGTTCCTTTCCGCTACCCCAGCCACGACGAATTCGTGTCCGCCGTGCGCATCAAGCTGAACATCGTGCATGCCGCAAGCCGTACCGAACTGGCTTTCGATACGGAGCATGCCGAGCGTCCCGAAGACTACTGGACCTACGATGAGGCGCGCGGCTTTACCATCCTGCCCGGCAAGTCGCTGATCGAAGGACTGATCAAGGCGACCCAGCCGGAAGCCTCGGGCAAGCTCTACGCCTTTTCCTGCTACCGGGCGACGGAGTACGTGACGCTGCTGGGTATCGCCCAGGAGCTTGCCATCTGCAACCCGCCACTGCTGGCGCAGCTGCAGCGTCAGTGGGAGACCCGGGCCATTATGTCGGGCCTGTTCCATGATGTATTCCTGCGCGAGTACGGGTCCATGGACGATCCCTTGCCGCCCAAATTCTACGTGCCGGGCGACCGCCTGTGGTTTCGCAATCCCGACGAACATTCGTCGAACGTGGAAGGCTTCGAGGGATCGTGGGTGTTCTACCTTGGCGGCGGCCTGTTCAACAACTTCTGGCAGCACCAGCGCCCTTTCAGCCTGACGGCGAAATGCGTCGAAATCTACCACTGGCGGCACGGGGTCTATACCGACGACAAAGGCGTTCTGCGGCTGGATGAATCGCGCGTGGAGGCACGCGTGCGCGCGACCATGGAAGACCCGGACGAGGTCGCGCGCATCCTGCGCCAAATGGTGCGTTTGCGCGAACCGCGCGGGGTCTATGTGGACGGAGGCTGCATCGACACCACGCGCGAATGCGTGCGCTGGGTAAGGCCCGGAACGGCGGACCTGGCGCTGCCGCCTATTGACGCTGCAGGGCGCTGAAAATCCGGTACCCGACGCGGCCGTCCTGCGGCAGCCCGAGCCGCTGCTGCTCCGCCGCCACGGCCTGCCGGGTCTTGCTGCCCGGAATCCCGTCCGGCACGCCAATGTCGTAGCCCCGTTCGGCGAGCATGGTTTGCAAGGCCTTTATCTGGGCGCGCGACAAGCCCGGGTCGTCGGTGGGCCACGCTGCCACCAGGCCCTGGTCGCCCTTCAGGCGGTTGGTCAGCAGGCTTACCGCCAGCGCGTACTTGTGCGATTGGTTGTAATGCAGGATCGCGTCGAAATTGCGCGTAGCAAGGAAAGC
The sequence above is a segment of the Bordetella genomosp. 9 genome. Coding sequences within it:
- the tadA gene encoding tRNA adenosine(34) deaminase TadA — protein: MAAMTAGEQARFDEAMMQLALRQAEAARQAGEVPVGAVVVDSQGQVLGEGYNRTIVDADPTAHAEIVALRAAARRMSNYRLPGLSLYVTLEPCVMCMGAMLHARLARVCYGATDPKTGACGSVLDIGAVARLNHHTSFHGGVLAEPCGDILRQFFRARRAKESPL
- a CDS encoding HAD family hydrolase; protein product: MSDVIALVFDFDDTLAPDSTSGFLASIGVDTASFWKEQVDPLLFQQDWDPVPAYLYRMIELSRAGTHGLITRERLREWGARLPLHDGVTTVFQRLRDAVREVQPQVSLEFYLISSGIGDVVRATPIADVFTEIWASEFVYGEDGGIAFPRRIVSFTDKTRYLFHIQKGIIGKDFRNKPFEVNRKVPEDRLRVPFEQMVFVGDGYTDIPCFSLIRRAGGFAFGVWDPRHRDKRSRAWGFIEEGRVSNLNQARYDEDAELYQWLEEAVTSLAHRIALKSRVYRG
- a CDS encoding extracellular catalytic domain type 1 short-chain-length polyhydroxyalkanoate depolymerase, whose amino-acid sequence is MQSKLTRLFFSTARKVARLQRNALRAGLPPWMDPLAPKRAKPKPRPKPVPKPVLKTKTKTKAKTTPKAFPSKPALKAEPRATSPARTAKRAAPAARHPADAPFTPDPQAFAGAWRAHIYRTPPVPGAWPVRLSYFVYVPPRLAKGGPMLVMLHGCEQSALDFAWGTRMHREADREGVLLVYPQQSRQAQRHRCWHWYQPDAAHGYAEADAIAGILRGVAAEYGVDTSRIYIAGLSAGASMAALVALRHPRWIAALGMHSGAVLGAAHSAAEGLRVMRHGTRRSPEQTMPPLLAADSAFPGMPAIIVQGGRDAVVDPRSGRQLLEQLAWANGIGLEKRMPPREYGAGTPGAYTRTEALAGRDAVVALCLVPGLGHAWSGGDGRVRFHARQGPDASQLLWRFFRNRRRLPAPAFEP
- a CDS encoding SDR family NAD(P)-dependent oxidoreductase, with the protein product MTRFTNKVVIVTGAGSGIGAATARRFAQEGASVVLAGRTEEKLRKVADTLPQDRALVCVTDVAQMDQVQRLVKTAVERFGALHVMVNNAGIAPGGRITEASPQDWRNVMSVDVDGVFNGCAAAIPELIKTGGSIVNVSSVSGLGGDWKMSFYNAAKGAVTNFTRALAMDYARDGIRINAVCPSLTRSELTADMFSDRALMEKFAERIPMGRGAEPEEIASVIAFLASDDARFVTGVNLPVDGGLTASNGQPPQG
- the mdtD gene encoding multidrug transporter subunit MdtD — its product is MKESSSQRGMLWVVAAGFFMQSLDTTIVNTALPAMAASLHEAPLAMRPVVVAYSLAMAMLTPASGWLADRFGTRRVYFVSILIFVLGSLFCAMSSTLPQLIVARVVQGVGGSMLLPIGRLSILRSIRGDDYIAALALISVAGQVGPMIGPMTGGWLVQALSWHWIFLINLPIGILGLAAVRRYIARGSLAAAPGFDFVGFALLSTCMVAFSLAMEGTDGPDRAGYGAGLIALSALAVAAYVAHARHRPRPLFRLALFRDTTFSVGLLGNLVSRIGSSGVAFLVPLLLQLQMGYTPLHAGMMMFPIALAALITKRWVTPLVRRFGYEAFLSVNTVVVGVSIMSFALIAPGWPLALQILQLSVFGGANSMQFAAMNSVTLKGLSVEDAGSGNSLFSMVQMLALSLGVSLGGGMVGLFSHGPHADGAGFRLTFLCVGGITLLSTLIFRRLALRPARGSA